A single region of the Desulfonatronovibrio hydrogenovorans DSM 9292 genome encodes:
- a CDS encoding zinc metalloprotease HtpX, translating to MNSKNYTGHKWLNLFHSVLIISVMAGLLILLGWLMAGRTGILWALAAGGVLSAGSWMFSPWPALVLHAYKAGRLKPEQIPALYEILGKISHKAGLIRTPDLYYVPSPAINAFSLGNRKRPVIAVTGGLLEALDLRELQAVLAHEISHIRNNDTRIMNMADAVSRLTGFMALGGQILLLINLPLILMEGYRISWWAIAVLILAPTVSAIMQLALSRTREWDADLDAALLTNDPLGLARALARLEYKVPVWWSGFLFPGRKSDLPSILRTHPRTEDRIKRLISLAQDNKKQTRNPGYGYLALPDDLLPDQQRLWRSPGRNRWF from the coding sequence ATGAATAGCAAGAACTATACAGGCCACAAGTGGCTGAACCTGTTTCACTCCGTCCTGATCATATCCGTTATGGCCGGTCTGCTTATTCTCCTGGGCTGGCTCATGGCCGGAAGGACTGGGATCTTATGGGCCCTGGCAGCAGGAGGCGTTCTGTCCGCCGGCTCATGGATGTTCTCTCCATGGCCGGCATTGGTGCTGCACGCATACAAGGCCGGCCGGCTGAAGCCGGAACAAATCCCGGCCCTTTATGAAATCCTTGGAAAAATCAGTCATAAAGCCGGCCTGATCCGGACCCCGGATCTCTATTATGTGCCGAGCCCGGCCATAAACGCCTTTTCCCTGGGCAACAGAAAAAGGCCTGTCATTGCTGTGACCGGCGGTTTACTTGAAGCCCTGGACTTGAGGGAACTCCAGGCAGTTCTGGCCCATGAAATCAGCCACATCAGAAACAACGACACCCGGATTATGAACATGGCCGATGCAGTCAGCCGTCTGACAGGATTCATGGCTCTGGGTGGCCAGATCCTTTTGTTGATCAACCTTCCCCTGATCCTGATGGAGGGTTACCGGATTTCCTGGTGGGCAATAGCAGTGCTCATCCTGGCCCCTACTGTCAGCGCCATCATGCAGCTGGCCCTGTCCAGGACCAGGGAGTGGGATGCGGACCTGGATGCGGCACTGCTCACCAATGATCCACTGGGGCTGGCCAGGGCCCTGGCCAGGCTAGAATATAAGGTCCCGGTCTGGTGGAGCGGCTTTCTGTTCCCGGGCAGAAAATCCGACCTGCCATCCATTCTCAGAACTCATCCCAGAACAGAGGACAGAATTAAACGGTTGATTAGTCTGGCCCAAGATAATAAAAAACAGACCAGAAACCCTGGCTATGGATACCTGGCTCTACCGGATGATTTGCTTCCAGATCAACAAAGACTTTGGAGGAGTCCTGGACGAAACAGGTGGTTTTAA